A stretch of the Filimonas lacunae genome encodes the following:
- a CDS encoding ABC-F family ATP-binding cassette domain-containing protein, translated as MLILQDISYIHPNKDLLFNNIHLTVNNHHKMALIGNNGIGKSTLLKMIAGQLSPASGQLISSSTPYYVPQIFGQYNHLSIAQALHIDGKLHALHQILQGNTDEANFAALEDDWTIEDRCQEALQYWQLQQLDISQPLSTLSGGQKTKVFLAGITIHQPNLVLLDEPSNHLDTAGRQQLYEFIRTTSCAAIVVSHDRTLLNQLNTVCEMSAHGMKIYGGNYDFYEAQKQIENEALHQDIHSKEKALRKAKEKERETIERQQKLNARGKAKQEKAGVARIMMNTLRNNAENSTSKLKSAHTEKIDGISQELQELRATLPDVDKMKFDFDNSTLHKGKVLFTAQHINFSYQQQPLWKEDLSIQITSGERIALKGLNGSGKTTLIKLLTGSLQPQTGNIQHADNHAIYIDQEYSLINNQLKVYEQAQQFNSGGLQEHEIKIRLNRFLFTKEAWDKPCHALSGGERMRLMLCCLNIHHQAPDIIILDEPTNNLDIQNIEILTTAVNDYEGTLIVVSHDAHFLQEVNMEREIVLT; from the coding sequence ATGCTTATTCTGCAGGATATATCCTACATCCATCCCAATAAAGATTTGCTGTTTAATAACATCCACCTTACAGTAAATAACCATCATAAAATGGCCCTCATTGGCAATAACGGCATTGGTAAATCCACCCTGTTAAAAATGATAGCAGGTCAGCTGTCACCCGCCAGCGGACAGCTGATTTCCAGTAGCACGCCCTATTATGTGCCACAGATATTTGGCCAGTATAACCACCTGTCTATAGCCCAGGCACTACATATAGATGGCAAGCTGCATGCCCTGCACCAGATACTCCAAGGCAATACTGATGAAGCCAATTTTGCTGCATTGGAAGACGACTGGACCATTGAAGACCGCTGCCAGGAAGCCTTACAATACTGGCAGTTACAGCAGCTGGACATATCACAACCCTTATCCACACTTAGTGGCGGCCAAAAAACCAAAGTTTTCCTGGCAGGTATTACCATACACCAGCCCAACCTGGTGCTGCTGGACGAACCCAGCAACCACCTGGATACCGCCGGACGGCAACAACTGTATGAGTTTATCCGGACTACTTCCTGTGCTGCTATTGTAGTAAGCCACGACCGTACACTGCTTAATCAACTGAATACCGTTTGTGAAATGAGCGCACACGGCATGAAGATATATGGTGGCAACTATGATTTTTACGAAGCACAGAAACAGATAGAAAACGAGGCTTTACACCAGGATATTCACAGCAAGGAAAAAGCCTTGCGCAAAGCCAAAGAAAAGGAACGCGAAACCATAGAGCGTCAGCAAAAGCTCAATGCCCGCGGCAAAGCCAAACAGGAAAAAGCAGGAGTTGCGCGTATTATGATGAACACCCTGCGCAACAATGCAGAAAACAGCACGTCTAAATTAAAAAGTGCACACACCGAAAAGATCGACGGCATTTCGCAGGAGCTACAGGAACTGCGCGCTACACTTCCCGATGTAGATAAAATGAAATTCGATTTCGACAACTCTACCCTGCACAAGGGCAAAGTTTTATTTACAGCGCAGCACATCAATTTCAGTTATCAGCAGCAGCCACTCTGGAAAGAAGACCTCAGCATTCAAATCACCAGCGGTGAACGCATTGCACTAAAGGGACTAAATGGCTCGGGCAAAACCACCCTCATTAAATTACTCACCGGCAGCCTGCAACCTCAAACCGGCAACATCCAGCACGCCGACAACCACGCCATATACATCGACCAGGAGTATTCACTCATTAACAACCAATTGAAAGTATACGAGCAGGCACAACAGTTTAACAGCGGAGGTTTACAGGAACATGAAATAAAAATCAGGCTTAACCGTTTCCTGTTCACCAAAGAAGCCTGGGATAAACCCTGCCATGCCCTCAGCGGCGGCGAACGCATGCGATTAATGCTCTGCTGCCTGAACATTCACCACCAGGCTCCCGATATTATTATACTCGATGAACCTACCAACAACCTGGATATTCAGAACATAGAAATATTAACTACCGCCGTGAACGATTACGAGGGTACGTTAATAGTGGTATCGCATGATGCCCATTTTTTACAGGAGGTGAACATGGAACGGGAAATTGTACTAACTTAA
- a CDS encoding helix-turn-helix transcriptional regulator translates to MCLFSGAVSFAQTQSDSLRVVLSKKDITPAQRVTALSMLAKATSITATDQAIQTGVQAVQLSYALPDAQYTAIAYAMLAQVYLQHDDISKAAQAVDSAVYYSGKTSSSLAKGVAWYRKSWIENVKGKSKEALASAQQSLKYLDAEGLTSWQSSVYYIIASIYANLEDGPLHKKYAQLSLQTALEKGDDDNLLCAYQSLGTYWQYNHLHHTNDRASLDSALYYNRLAMQTFLERKNSIVFHSTMAIVALNTADLFAQYFPATYRDTVFYYLDYAQRIGAETHHVEVVANCYGMKSDYEMAAGNYDNAAVLLQKGLAVVSADSAKNLATKMQFMAALASLAEKRGDYREALQYFKQHEQLYTDLYNEDKMNMTKELEAQYQAEKHVMALKALQQTAVLHKRLGYLYIGLTLASITAAFFVLRSFRFRLQLAEKAKNDAALLAQLQQQENKQLAMEKQEAELQALLKNEEAMRLLAEQQLMQERQDRLQKDLLAGTLQVEQKTELLQTLQKKITENKHDSSVLNQLSRIIDNDKRVDESLADNKVGLDDIHPDFFEKLRERSSNALSKLDLKHCSYIFLGLTNKEASQKLGVAPKSILMSRYRIKQKLGLGREEELDNYIRSLS, encoded by the coding sequence GTGTGTTTATTTTCTGGCGCTGTCAGCTTTGCACAAACACAGTCCGATTCGTTGAGGGTAGTGTTAAGCAAAAAGGACATTACGCCGGCACAAAGAGTAACGGCATTGAGTATGCTTGCCAAGGCTACTTCTATTACTGCTACAGACCAGGCTATACAAACAGGGGTGCAGGCGGTGCAGTTGAGTTATGCGTTGCCTGATGCACAGTATACCGCCATTGCCTATGCCATGCTGGCGCAGGTGTATCTGCAGCATGATGATATTAGCAAGGCTGCACAAGCTGTAGATAGTGCTGTGTATTATTCGGGAAAAACATCCAGTTCGTTGGCAAAAGGAGTGGCCTGGTATAGGAAGAGTTGGATAGAAAATGTAAAAGGAAAGTCGAAAGAAGCATTGGCAAGTGCCCAGCAATCGCTGAAATACCTGGATGCAGAAGGGCTTACTTCGTGGCAATCGAGTGTTTATTATATCATAGCCAGCATTTACGCCAACCTGGAAGATGGGCCTTTGCATAAGAAATATGCGCAGCTGAGTTTGCAAACAGCACTGGAAAAAGGCGATGATGATAACCTGCTTTGTGCTTATCAAAGCTTAGGAACCTATTGGCAGTATAATCATCTACATCATACCAATGATCGTGCTTCGCTGGATTCTGCTTTATACTATAACAGGCTAGCCATGCAAACCTTCCTGGAAAGGAAGAATAGCATCGTTTTCCATAGCACCATGGCAATTGTGGCGTTGAATACGGCAGACTTATTTGCCCAATATTTTCCGGCTACTTACCGGGACACGGTGTTTTATTACCTGGATTATGCCCAGCGAATAGGCGCGGAAACGCATCACGTAGAGGTGGTGGCGAACTGCTATGGTATGAAAAGCGACTACGAAATGGCTGCCGGGAACTATGATAATGCAGCGGTGTTACTGCAAAAAGGCCTTGCCGTGGTAAGTGCAGACAGTGCTAAAAACCTGGCTACCAAAATGCAGTTTATGGCAGCATTGGCCAGCCTGGCTGAAAAACGTGGCGATTACCGGGAAGCCTTACAATACTTTAAACAGCATGAGCAGTTGTATACCGACCTCTATAACGAGGATAAGATGAATATGACCAAAGAGCTGGAAGCGCAATATCAGGCAGAAAAACATGTGATGGCATTGAAAGCGTTGCAGCAAACAGCAGTGTTGCATAAACGCTTAGGCTATTTGTACATAGGTTTGACGTTGGCATCTATTACAGCTGCTTTTTTTGTGCTTCGTTCATTCCGTTTCCGGCTTCAACTGGCTGAAAAGGCGAAGAATGATGCTGCCCTGCTGGCACAGTTGCAACAACAGGAAAACAAGCAGCTGGCGATGGAAAAACAGGAAGCAGAATTGCAGGCCTTACTTAAAAATGAAGAAGCCATGCGATTGCTGGCGGAGCAGCAGTTGATGCAGGAAAGGCAGGACCGCCTGCAAAAAGATCTGCTGGCGGGTACGCTACAGGTAGAGCAGAAAACAGAGCTGCTGCAAACCCTGCAAAAGAAGATAACCGAAAATAAGCATGATAGCTCTGTATTAAACCAGCTAAGCCGTATTATTGATAACGATAAACGAGTGGATGAATCGTTGGCTGATAACAAAGTGGGTCTGGATGATATTCACCCGGATTTTTTTGAAAAGCTGCGCGAACGCTCTTCCAATGCTTTATCCAAGCTGGACTTAAAACATTGCTCTTACATATTCCTGGGGCTTACGAATAAAGAAGCTTCTCAGAAGCTGGGGGTGGCTCCTAAAAGCATCCTGATGTCGCGTTATCGTATTAAACAAAAGCTTGGCCTGGGCAGGGAAGAAGAACTGGATAATTATATCCGTTCGTTGTCATAG
- a CDS encoding helix-turn-helix domain-containing protein, which produces MEEIVKMDSVSQYNQLRGVETLHPLVSVMDLSTAKPMPEKTFNMGLYIIYLKELKCGELRYGRSHYDYQEGTLVFVAPGQVMSVQRKTEVTALKGWALLFHPDFIKGTSLGRQMAQYSFFSYDVNEALHLSDKEQQMVLDCFTKIRYELQHAIDKHSKMLIASNIELFLNYCIRFYDRQFITRDNANKGVVEKFESLLNGYFASDKPMQAGLPSVAQCAEELHLSANYFGDLIKKETGKSPQEYIQNKVIDVAKERIFDIEKSVSQVAYELGFKYPNHFTRLFKQKVGVSPNEYRALN; this is translated from the coding sequence ATGGAAGAGATTGTAAAAATGGACAGTGTATCGCAATACAACCAGTTACGGGGAGTGGAAACATTACATCCATTAGTGTCGGTGATGGATTTGTCAACAGCGAAGCCTATGCCTGAGAAAACCTTCAATATGGGATTATATATTATATACCTGAAGGAGCTGAAATGTGGAGAGTTACGGTATGGCCGTAGTCATTACGACTACCAGGAAGGCACCCTGGTGTTTGTAGCGCCGGGGCAGGTAATGAGTGTGCAAAGGAAAACGGAAGTAACTGCTTTAAAGGGCTGGGCGCTTTTGTTTCACCCTGATTTTATAAAAGGTACCTCATTAGGCAGGCAAATGGCGCAGTATTCCTTCTTTTCGTATGATGTAAACGAAGCTTTGCACTTGTCGGACAAAGAACAGCAGATGGTGCTGGACTGTTTTACTAAAATTCGGTACGAATTGCAGCATGCCATTGACAAGCATAGCAAAATGCTGATTGCTTCTAATATAGAATTGTTTTTAAACTATTGTATCCGCTTTTACGACCGCCAGTTTATTACCCGCGACAATGCCAACAAAGGGGTAGTAGAGAAATTTGAATCGCTGCTGAACGGCTACTTTGCTTCGGATAAGCCTATGCAGGCGGGATTGCCTTCTGTGGCGCAGTGTGCGGAAGAACTGCATTTGAGCGCTAATTATTTTGGAGATCTTATTAAAAAGGAAACTGGGAAATCGCCCCAGGAGTATATACAAAACAAGGTGATTGATGTGGCCAAAGAACGCATTTTTGATATAGAAAAATCGGTAAGCCAGGTGGCTTATGAGCTGGGTTTTAAATATCCCAATCATTTTACCCGTTTGTTTAAACAAAAAGTGGGGGTGTCGCCTAATGAGTACCGGGCCTTAAATTAA
- a CDS encoding aldo/keto reductase, whose protein sequence is MLQQRTLGKSGLAVSALGLGCMGLSTGYGPAATKQEAITLLRAAYEAGITFFDTAEAYGPYVNEELLGEALAPFRDKVVIATKFGFKQGQPPLGVDSTPQNIRAVVEASLKRLQTDYIDLFYQHRVDPNVPIEEVAGTISKLIQEGKIKHWGMSEANASTIRKAHAVQPVAALQSEYSLWWREPEQEILPTLEELGIGFVPFSPLGRGFLTGAITENTQFDKNDFRNALPRFAEENRKANLAFITLLQSIAAEKNATPAQIALAWLLAQKPWIAPIPGTTKLHRLQENIGALSIELNAADLSSIAAAAAQIDVQGARYPESMQKMVGK, encoded by the coding sequence ATGCTACAACAACGTACACTGGGCAAAAGCGGATTAGCAGTAAGTGCATTAGGATTGGGTTGCATGGGTTTAAGTACTGGTTATGGCCCGGCAGCAACTAAACAGGAAGCGATTACATTATTACGGGCAGCCTATGAAGCAGGCATCACCTTTTTTGACACTGCAGAAGCCTACGGCCCCTATGTCAATGAAGAACTGTTGGGCGAAGCGCTGGCTCCCTTTCGCGACAAAGTGGTGATTGCCACTAAATTCGGCTTTAAACAGGGCCAGCCCCCATTAGGCGTAGACAGCACCCCGCAAAACATACGGGCGGTGGTAGAAGCTTCCCTGAAAAGACTGCAAACCGATTATATCGACCTGTTTTATCAGCACCGCGTTGATCCGAACGTGCCTATTGAAGAGGTAGCCGGCACCATTAGCAAGCTAATACAAGAAGGCAAAATTAAACATTGGGGCATGTCAGAAGCCAACGCTTCTACCATACGCAAAGCACACGCTGTGCAACCTGTAGCCGCTTTACAAAGTGAATACAGTTTATGGTGGCGCGAACCTGAACAGGAAATACTGCCAACATTGGAAGAACTGGGTATTGGCTTTGTGCCCTTTAGCCCCTTGGGTCGCGGCTTTTTAACAGGCGCTATTACCGAAAACACCCAGTTTGATAAAAACGATTTTCGGAACGCCCTTCCCCGCTTTGCAGAAGAAAACCGGAAAGCCAACCTGGCCTTTATCACACTGTTGCAAAGCATTGCCGCAGAAAAGAATGCCACTCCCGCACAAATTGCATTAGCCTGGTTGCTGGCACAGAAACCTTGGATAGCACCCATCCCCGGCACCACCAAACTGCACCGTTTGCAGGAGAACATTGGGGCATTGTCCATTGAATTGAACGCAGCAGATTTAAGCAGTATAGCAGCTGCCGCCGCTCAAATAGATGTGCAAGGCGCCAGGTATCCGGAAAGCATGCAGAAAATGGTAGGTAAATAA
- a CDS encoding DUF3320 domain-containing protein yields MKDHLSNLIHARLESSRKELLDLGLRNPLLNYKASKARGLQMVQEKSAAVFDILVKQGKGMTFTGRSGKDESSEVAELPALSEEAQQEAFYDTRLQTNEVEGKLQTKLLNTYYAARTSIEEQGVNILYMALGMLNWYEEGNGENVRKAPIVLIPVALDRSSAQERFKLRYTSSEIGANLSLQAKMLADFHITIPDIQELEDFAIEAYFEEIEQRIKRNPGWSVERDNIQLGFFSFGKFMLYHDLDIEKWPEAEKPYDHTIIQAIFHEGFTDAPPTTTEADNLDEDARADALLYVIDSDSSQALAMLAVDEGRNLVIQGPPGTGKSQTITNIIANALGKGKKVLFVAEKMAALDVVKRRLDNIQLGVACLELHSHKANKKELHEELRRVLDLGRPTLAHLEKEISLLAGYKEELNDYSKAVNKTIAQSGLSPHQIIGLLLQANQRLAGVALPVIPIPDIAAWDAYKMHYAEAAADKIRAKVKDTGTPARMLFQGSGLRVLLKHEEEKMPPVLHHVITVITELQHRAAALSQHLNLQAPLQKQAVYTLLDIAQLALRNPGLQGVDITSPLWLQQADAIEELLEQGKIYAQIQAEYKTVLLPEAWDLPVLEIRQNLVAYGNVWYRFLIGRYKQSVRQLASVTAVGLPKEVAGKLAYVDAILGAKRAETVINANEELGAALFGIRWQKNRSNWEVLQTVFRYVKEVHQQIAAGKCPASLLEYLAKATDTKELEAFTAALTGAFATYEPAINQALQQLGFTHDYTIEGVPFGNAYFTAQQEKLHAWANNLPEIHKAIGWNNLVDAVHKEGFDGLVQTATHWDHAQEYLTVLLQKIWYEHLIQQAFESLGALRKFERATHEEIVQKFQQLDVLSLQYNRARVALKHWENVPRAEAGGQVNVLKTEFNKRARHMPVRRLMQEAGMAIQAIKPVFMMSPMSIANFLAPGSLEFDLVIFDEASQVRPVEALGAIIRGKQLVVVGDSRQLPPTSFFDTMNKEVDEEENMTADVQSILGMCDGQGAPHLMLRWHYRSRHESLISLSNHEFYENKLVIFPSPGSQHQMGLVFHHLPDAVYDRGKSRTNQQEAETVAAAVIAHAQKHPKQTLGVVAFSTSQMQAIQLALEIQRRKHPETEAFFKNHSHEPFFVKNLENVQGDERDVIFISIGYGKTEEGKVPMNFGPLNNEGGERRLNVLITRAKQRCEVFTNITAADVNSDRPGIKALKNFLFFAQYGKLDMGDERRKTEAAPFEDVVAAGLEAAGYTVRKQVGSAGFYLDMAVVDAEHPGRYVLGIQCDGATYAAAKSARDRDRLREQVLKGMGWQICQVWSTDWYRNPDRELQRLIAIIEAAKVQLSLDDSIEEEMQESKGGLIREEVVMQEVLQPSYQFAVLSAAEISGQEMHLHPVSKLSGWVEEVVKVESPVHFEEAAKRVLTAAGVGKLGGRIRESLQQAIQHAVQNGRIIVKEDFLWHHTMDTPIVRERSHLPATSKKIQYVAPEEISLAIKQVVESSIAISPDAAVPFVARMLGFSRTTEETRKEILKVIDISVDKRIIQKEGEVLTAQTGR; encoded by the coding sequence ATGAAGGATCACTTGAGCAACCTTATCCATGCCCGCCTGGAATCGTCCCGCAAAGAATTATTAGACCTGGGTTTACGCAACCCGTTATTAAACTACAAAGCGTCTAAAGCCAGGGGCCTGCAAATGGTGCAGGAGAAATCTGCTGCCGTATTTGATATACTGGTAAAGCAGGGTAAAGGCATGACTTTTACCGGCCGTTCGGGTAAAGATGAATCCAGTGAAGTAGCAGAGTTGCCGGCTTTATCGGAAGAAGCGCAGCAGGAAGCTTTTTACGATACCCGGCTGCAGACCAATGAGGTGGAAGGCAAGCTGCAAACCAAGTTACTGAACACTTATTATGCCGCCCGTACCAGCATTGAAGAGCAAGGTGTGAATATATTATATATGGCGTTGGGCATGCTTAACTGGTACGAAGAAGGCAATGGGGAAAATGTAAGAAAAGCTCCGATAGTGCTTATTCCTGTTGCCCTCGACAGGTCAAGTGCACAGGAGCGTTTTAAGCTGCGGTATACTTCCAGTGAAATAGGCGCGAATCTATCCTTGCAAGCGAAAATGCTGGCCGATTTTCATATCACCATTCCCGATATACAGGAGTTGGAAGACTTTGCCATAGAAGCCTATTTTGAAGAGATTGAACAACGTATTAAACGCAACCCGGGATGGAGCGTTGAGCGGGATAATATACAGCTGGGCTTTTTCTCGTTTGGTAAGTTTATGTTGTATCACGATCTGGACATAGAGAAATGGCCGGAAGCGGAAAAACCTTATGATCATACCATTATACAAGCCATCTTTCACGAAGGGTTTACCGATGCGCCGCCTACCACTACCGAAGCGGACAATCTGGATGAAGATGCCCGTGCTGATGCACTTTTGTATGTAATAGATTCTGATAGCTCGCAGGCGCTGGCTATGCTGGCGGTAGATGAAGGCCGCAACCTGGTGATACAGGGTCCTCCGGGTACTGGTAAATCGCAAACCATTACCAATATTATAGCCAATGCATTGGGCAAAGGCAAGAAGGTGTTGTTTGTGGCAGAAAAAATGGCGGCTTTGGATGTGGTAAAACGCCGGTTAGATAATATACAATTAGGCGTGGCATGTCTGGAGCTGCATAGTCACAAAGCGAATAAGAAAGAACTACACGAAGAGTTACGGCGTGTGCTGGATCTGGGACGCCCCACCTTAGCCCACCTGGAAAAAGAAATATCCTTACTGGCAGGTTATAAGGAAGAATTGAACGATTATAGTAAGGCCGTGAATAAAACGATAGCGCAAAGCGGATTATCGCCACATCAGATTATTGGCTTGTTGCTGCAGGCCAATCAGCGGCTTGCTGGCGTAGCATTGCCAGTGATTCCTATACCAGACATTGCTGCCTGGGATGCGTATAAAATGCATTATGCTGAAGCGGCTGCCGATAAAATACGGGCCAAGGTAAAAGACACCGGTACACCTGCCCGCATGTTGTTTCAGGGCAGCGGGTTAAGGGTGTTGCTAAAGCATGAAGAGGAGAAAATGCCGCCGGTGCTGCATCATGTCATAACAGTGATTACTGAACTGCAACACAGAGCTGCGGCTTTGTCGCAGCATTTGAACTTACAGGCGCCTTTGCAAAAACAGGCTGTGTATACTTTGCTGGATATAGCACAGCTGGCGTTGCGTAACCCGGGTTTACAGGGTGTGGATATAACCAGTCCGTTATGGTTGCAACAGGCAGATGCTATTGAAGAGTTGCTGGAGCAGGGAAAGATATATGCGCAGATACAGGCAGAATATAAAACAGTTTTATTACCGGAAGCATGGGATTTGCCCGTGCTGGAGATAAGACAAAACCTGGTAGCCTATGGTAATGTATGGTACCGCTTTTTAATAGGCAGGTATAAACAAAGTGTAAGGCAACTGGCCTCTGTAACAGCAGTGGGTTTACCTAAAGAGGTGGCCGGCAAGCTGGCTTATGTAGATGCCATATTAGGCGCTAAAAGAGCCGAAACGGTGATTAATGCCAATGAGGAGTTAGGGGCTGCTTTGTTTGGCATCCGGTGGCAAAAAAACAGATCGAACTGGGAGGTGTTGCAAACAGTGTTTCGTTATGTAAAAGAAGTGCACCAGCAAATTGCTGCGGGTAAATGTCCGGCTTCGTTACTGGAATACCTGGCTAAAGCCACTGATACCAAAGAGCTGGAAGCTTTCACCGCTGCACTTACCGGAGCTTTTGCCACTTACGAGCCTGCTATAAACCAGGCATTACAACAATTGGGTTTTACCCATGATTACACCATAGAGGGCGTGCCTTTTGGTAATGCTTATTTTACTGCACAACAGGAAAAGTTGCATGCCTGGGCCAACAACCTGCCCGAAATTCATAAAGCTATCGGGTGGAATAACCTGGTTGATGCGGTGCATAAGGAAGGCTTTGACGGGTTGGTACAAACCGCTACTCATTGGGATCATGCACAGGAATATCTTACCGTGTTATTGCAAAAGATATGGTATGAACACCTGATACAGCAAGCCTTTGAAAGCCTGGGGGCATTGCGGAAATTTGAAAGGGCTACACACGAAGAGATCGTGCAGAAGTTTCAGCAGCTGGATGTACTGAGCCTGCAATATAACCGCGCCCGCGTGGCTTTAAAGCACTGGGAAAATGTGCCAAGAGCAGAAGCAGGCGGACAGGTGAATGTGCTGAAAACAGAGTTTAATAAACGTGCAAGACATATGCCTGTGCGCAGGCTGATGCAGGAAGCGGGTATGGCTATACAGGCCATAAAACCTGTGTTTATGATGAGCCCTATGTCTATTGCCAACTTTTTAGCGCCAGGTAGCCTGGAGTTTGACCTGGTAATATTTGATGAAGCCAGCCAGGTGCGTCCTGTTGAAGCGCTAGGAGCTATCATTCGGGGCAAGCAGCTGGTTGTAGTGGGCGATTCCAGGCAGTTGCCACCCACCAGCTTCTTCGATACCATGAATAAAGAGGTGGATGAAGAAGAGAACATGACTGCCGATGTGCAAAGCATTTTAGGCATGTGCGATGGGCAGGGTGCGCCGCATCTTATGTTGCGCTGGCATTACAGAAGCAGGCACGAATCGCTCATCAGTTTATCCAACCATGAGTTTTATGAAAACAAACTGGTGATATTTCCTAGTCCGGGTTCGCAACACCAGATGGGATTGGTGTTTCATCATTTGCCCGATGCTGTTTACGACAGGGGTAAAAGCCGTACCAACCAGCAGGAAGCCGAAACGGTAGCGGCGGCTGTAATAGCCCATGCCCAAAAACATCCTAAACAAACTTTAGGAGTAGTTGCTTTCAGCACTTCGCAAATGCAGGCCATTCAACTGGCATTGGAAATACAAAGAAGAAAGCATCCGGAAACCGAAGCTTTCTTTAAAAATCATAGCCACGAACCCTTTTTTGTAAAGAACCTGGAAAACGTGCAAGGCGATGAACGAGATGTGATATTCATTAGCATAGGCTACGGTAAAACAGAGGAAGGTAAAGTGCCTATGAATTTTGGTCCTTTGAATAATGAAGGGGGCGAAAGGCGTTTAAACGTATTAATCACCAGGGCCAAACAACGTTGCGAGGTGTTCACCAATATTACGGCGGCAGATGTGAACAGCGACAGGCCTGGCATCAAGGCCCTGAAAAACTTCCTGTTCTTTGCGCAATATGGCAAGCTGGATATGGGGGATGAACGCCGTAAAACAGAAGCGGCTCCTTTTGAAGATGTAGTGGCTGCCGGGCTGGAAGCGGCAGGGTATACTGTGAGGAAGCAGGTGGGAAGTGCCGGGTTTTACCTGGATATGGCGGTAGTGGATGCGGAACATCCTGGCCGTTATGTGCTGGGCATTCAGTGTGATGGTGCTACTTATGCTGCTGCTAAATCGGCCCGTGACCGTGATCGCTTACGCGAGCAGGTGCTGAAAGGAATGGGCTGGCAGATATGCCAGGTGTGGAGTACAGATTGGTATCGTAACCCCGACAGGGAATTGCAGCGTTTGATAGCAATCATAGAAGCTGCCAAAGTGCAGCTAAGCCTGGACGATAGCATAGAGGAAGAAATGCAGGAATCGAAGGGCGGGCTGATAAGAGAAGAAGTGGTGATGCAGGAAGTGTTGCAACCATCTTACCAGTTTGCGGTGTTATCGGCCGCAGAAATCAGCGGCCAGGAAATGCACCTGCATCCGGTGAGCAAGTTATCAGGCTGGGTGGAAGAAGTGGTAAAGGTAGAAAGCCCGGTGCATTTTGAAGAAGCGGCTAAACGCGTGCTAACGGCAGCAGGTGTGGGCAAGCTGGGGGGACGCATCCGGGAATCGTTGCAGCAGGCTATACAGCATGCGGTACAAAACGGCCGTATTATCGTGAAAGAAGATTTTCTCTGGCATCATACCATGGATACACCTATAGTGCGGGAGCGTAGCCACCTGCCGGCTACTTCTAAAAAGATACAATATGTGGCCCCGGAAGAAATTAGCCTGGCCATTAAACAGGTGGTGGAAAGCTCTATAGCCATTTCGCCGGATGCTGCGGTGCCATTTGTAGCCCGTATGCTTGGTTTTTCCCGTACCACGGAAGAAACCCGGAAAGAGATATTAAAGGTGATTGATATAAGTGTAGATAAACGGATTATTCAAAAAGAAGGCGAGGTGTTAACCGCTCAAACTGGCCGATAA